The genomic window GAGGCCAGAGATGCGTTGAGTACCCCAGAAGTCCGCgggcaggcacgcacacaagacAGAGAGCAAAACTtaacgagagaaaaaagggggggcaaGGCGCGAAAATGGATTCACGAAAAGTACGATaggaaagcaaaaaagagggagagaagagagagaggggggaaggggaggggaaaaagtgTGCGAGTTCGAGGTACATGTGCGCGTCATGGGTGGTGGTGTAACTCTGTGCATTAGTGTACTGGTGAGGGCGTGTCTCAGGCTACCAGAACGTCTCAAGGTttgaaagggaggaaggaaacggaagcacagaaagagggtgttgtcacacacacacacacacacacacaaagttGCGGAGAAGCAGGGCTACGACAGGGAGAGTGCggtggaaaagaaagaacgCGGAGTGGGGGTGAAGTGCAgtcgctctccccttcccttctacctaccgctctctctctctgtgcctaGGGGCGGAGATAGggtggaagagaaagagaggtggcgcagcacaaGGAGGCCTTCATGGGAAAGGGCAAAcagggggaaggaagaggaacaGAGGCGGCGTGCACAGCGTACGGGATCTCTGTAGGAGGAATacagagaagcacagagaACAACGGAGGGGAAGGTGTGCACACAACCGCAAAGGAAATCAAGCGCACAATGCGACTTGTGAAAAGAAGGCACACACGTTCGCAGTCGtcgtctcccccccctcctcctccgtacGACTAGCTTAGAGGAGGGCTCGTTTCACGCCTCTACAGacggtctctctctctctcactccttctttccccctccccccacctctctccctgcacTCACAACCTAATGCTCCTAGACCGCTCGCGCAGTGCATGGTGTGACGCTCGAAGCGGCACAAGAAacaggggaaggaaagagaccGGCGAAATTTGAACAGAGTAGGAAACAAAGAGATCACGCACGGTCAAAGGCGCTGGGGGTCGCGCGAGGGAAGCAAATCACCAAAGTCGTTTTGCGGGGCTCAAGGCACCCGGTTGCCATCCAAAGAAGagtcaaaaaaaaaagtacgcaaagagagagggaaaggagggaagggaggacaGGGAAACAGAAGCGATGCATTCGCactgcatgtgcgtgcgcgtgcggtgGTCAAACTGCCTGTTGCTGCGGTACAACCCACCAGTGAGAAGCAAACAGGTAGGCGGGAAGGAAGAATCGAacgcacagaaaagaaaagagcgcgcCACGTTTTTTCTCAAAAACAGCCGTGTTGGCGAAAGGGGCTGGCCTCCGTTGAATTTGATCGTTGCCTTCACTAAAGCATGTGCCCCGTCCTTCTTTCTACTACCTAGTGAAGGAAAGGGACGTGGTTAGGGAGAAGCGGTGCGTGTCGTACACGTTCCGCACGGACGCCACATCACCTGACGAGCTACAGCAAAGGGGAACACAATGAAAAACATTTTTCAAGAAACATTGAAGGATAGAAGTGGTTGCACAGAGAGCGAACAAAACAAGAGCAGCTCAAGGCAAAGATGATGAGGCATCTTTTCCGCTGGTTGCTTTGCTGCGTCTTCTTATTcttcaaaaaaaaaaagactgaaggcggcggtgatggtagTGAAGTACAATGCTTGAGCTGCTTGTGCACTGCCGCACCCTGTCCGGCAGATCAATAACACCTATGAGACGGGGCCCTCTCTTTAACCTACGTTTCTGTGGCCTTCTCGGGTGAACTGCCTTCTGCCTACAACATGCGTGTCGAACAAGTCCACTTTGTCTTTGTTAATCTCAGTCgtccttcttctttcttcttctgacTGGCTCGGCGCTCGGTACCGCTTCTCGTTTCGCTTTGAAACGGGAGAGcggaagagaacgaggaggtggGCGTATCTGCTGATGAGAGCGGTCGGATCTGCATGCATCACCGGTCCCTCggatgcacacacatacacgcacactcgGCCCGCAGTCCCTCGCTTTTTGCCGCCTTTTTTCTTGTCTTGCCTTACGCCATGTACTGCgaccacccacacacacacacacacagggggAGATGCACTGACACACGTCTTACACCCATACATCCAAATCAGATCTCTGATATGCACACCTGTGTAGCGGactgtggtggcggcggtgtacggaagaaaggggaggaggaacgCAGCGCAGGCTACACCACGGCAGCACACAAGGCagagacagcgagagagaaaagcgaagagagaatgccagcagcagctcaccgcACTCGCGCTCATGCTAACGCAAGCGCAGTCACGTTCGCAGTAGCgaaaaggcggagagggggcagcggtgaacgagctcacctccccccctacCAATCCCCTGACAGGATCTACCCGCTTAGGGGTCCATCGACTCCTGGCACAGCTTGTCAAAACCCTGGCCGAGGTCCTGCTTCAGGTCATCCACGCTCTCGAGGCCGATCTGGAAACGGATGAGGATACCTCCAGGCGAAAAGGTGGTTGCCGTGCGGTACTTGGTGCAGTCGAAAACCACCGCAAGACTCTCGAAGCCGCCCCATGAAAAGCCTATGCCGAAAAGCTTGTAGCTCTCGATCATCCGTGTCACATCCTCCAGTGTGTACTTGGGAAGCAACACGATCGAGAAGACGCCGGACGAGCCGGTGAAGTCGCGCTTCCAGACCTCGTGGCCACGACAGTCAGGGAACGCCGGGTGCAGCACCTTGAGCACCTCCTTGCGGCTCTTCATAAAGCTCGCTATCTCAAGCGCGCGCTTCTCAGCCTCCTTAAGGCGGATGTACATAGTGCGAAGCCCACGTAAGGCCAGGAAACAGTCCTCGTTGCCGGGAACCGACTGGAAGAGGCTCATCACACGCTTCAGCTTCGGGTACCAGGTCTCGTTGGCTGAGATAAGACCCAGCAGCATGTCCGAGTGGCCGCCGACGTATTTGGTGCCCGCCTCCACGGATATGTCGCACCCCTTGCTGTGTGCGCCAAAGAAGATGGGGGTAGCCCAAGTGTTGTCGATGATCGTCGTCACGTTGAATTCGCGTGCCACGGCACAGATGGTCGGCACGTCCTGCACCTCAAAGGTCTGCGAACCCGGTGACTCCATGAAGAGCACGGTGGTATTGGGCTTCTTGCAGAGCAGCTCACGCAACTCGTCTGCCGTGATACAGGGGTCGTAGTATGTCGTGGTGATGCCCTTGGTCACCAAGAAGTTGTCGCACAACTCGCGAGTGGGCAAGTACACTGCGTCCGCCACAAGAATATTGTCACCGCTGTTCGCAGTCCCCAGCAGCGCGTACGCTATCGCCTGCATGCCAGATGACAGGATAAAACTTCCGGCACTGCCAGTGAGCGCCGTCCAGGCTTTCTGCAGGTTCGTCACGATGGGGTTTCCAGCGGTGCCGTACCAGTACGTACCACGGCGATTGAATGCGTCATCGACGCTATTGTATAGAACAGTGGAACCGCGATAGATGGGACAGTTGATGAAGCCGTGTTGCTCAGATGGGTTGCGGCCGAGACGGCTCAGGGCGGTCTCGACAGAGTTCTCCTGGGATGGTTCGTTTGACATGGCGACACAGAAGAGGTCTGGGTGAAGACAGgcaggcacgcgcagcagtaGGGAGtttgcagaggaggaaggcagagTACTAGAAAAACAGTGAGTGAGAACGGATGCAAAGCGAGGAGAactggaagagagggggaagttAAGTGGTGGCCGAATTAGGGATCGGTGCGTATCTGATGCGAGGAGAAGgtagtgtgtgtgggggggggggtgcctgCATGTATGTCTACGTTGCAGTGTACTCAAGCGTACGTGTAGAGATGGatgaagggagaagagcgaaacaGCTAGAGAAGCTGGGAAGGCGAAAGGATAGTGAGTAATTAAAGAACAAGAATGTGCAAGTGAGAGGTGTCGACGATAACAGCTAGCGACTCAGCCAAAGGTGGAAGATGAGGCATGAAGAAGTGTGGCAGAGCGTCCCTGCAGGCACGAGGACAACAAAGATGTTGTCCAacccgctctcctcctccactgtcCGCTGCACCCGCCACTCGTGAGCCCTGCGCGGCAGCAAGGAGACGTGGGAATGAATTAATAAATTCTACAAGTCAACGCACAACGCTGATGCTCGAGGTGTCTTCTCATTGCAGCGGCCTCTCTAACTCTATCCATGATGAGCATCATACTCACACACGCGTTTGTATGCTTGGGGGGGGGNNNNNNNNNNNNNNNNNNNNNNNNNNNNNNNNNNNNNNNNNNNNNNNNNNNNNNNNNNNNNNNNNNNNNNNNNNNNNNNNNNNNNNNNNNNNNNNNNNNNNNNNNNNNNNNNNNNNNNNNNNNNNNNNNNNNNNNNNNNNNNNNNNNNNNNNNNNNNNNNNNNNNNNNNNNNNNNNNNNNNNNNNNNNNNNNNNNNNNNNNNNNNNNNNNNNNNNNNNNNNNNNNNNNNNNNNNNNNNNNNNNNNNNNNNNNNNNNNNNNNNNNNNNNNNNNNNNNNNNNNNNNNNNNNNNNNNNNNNNNNNNNNNNNNNNNNNNNNNNNNNNNNNNNNNNNNNNNNNNNNNNNNNNNNNNNNNNNNNNNNNNNNNNNNNNNNNNNNNNNNNNNNNNNNNNNNNNNNNNNNNNNNNNNNNNNNNNNNNNNNNNNNNNNNNNNNNNNNNNNNNNNNNNNNNNNNNNNNNNNNNNNNNNNNNNNNNNNNNNNNNNNNNNNNNNNNNNNNNNNNNNNNNNNNNNNNNNNNNNNNNNNNNNNNNNNNNNNNNNNNNNNNNNNNNNNNNNNNNNNNNNNNNNNNNNNNNNNNNNNNNNNNNNNNNNNNNNNNNNNNNNNNNNNNNNNNNNNNNNNNNNNNNNNNNNNNNNNCCCCCGCATGCATTGCGCAATGCCGCCACTCCTCTGCTTCAGCGTACTCCAGCTgaccggcgctgctgcttccgccggccactgcggcgacggcacAGCCCATGTCGTTGggatgcagctgcggcaaTGGTGACGTATCGGGTAagctctgcagctgcgtaTCCGCCTCCGCTACGAACGCCGGTGCAGGCAGTGGTAGTACGGGTGCACGTGTCGCCTCAGTCGATGAAGAAGGAGTGTTGCTCAGCTGGTAGGTATGCGTGGAGGATAAGAACGCTGTCGAGACGATCGCGCGATAGCAGGACCGCGTCAGCGCGTCGGAAATTGCTCCGGGGAGAGATTCGGCTCGCGTGACGCCATTTGCCACCAGCAGCATAAGAAGACGTCAGAGGAGCTGTCGGTGCCGTTGACGAGGACGGTGTGGTTGAAGCAGtggaagcagctgcaggggcAGTGACCGACGGTGGAGACGCGCGTACAATACCAACGAACGCCCTTGCGCCATGCAGCAAAGTCTTCAGCACGTCAGCTGTCTCGTCTGTTGTGGTCTCCAGTGAGCGGGGACGTGGAGGGCATGGTGCGGCGATGACGCCATGGGGTGAGACTGTGACTTGCCCATGGTCTCTGCCATCGTCGTCTGGCCACCTCCCATGCGCATAGTGGGGCTTGTCTCCGTCAGGGAAGGGCCAGGGGTTGTACCGGTACACGTAACTGAGGCACCCAGCGCGTCACTCTTGACGGAAGTGCCAGCGCTCATCAATACTTGATCGGGAACAGTGATTACCCCACTGTGCACATCACTGAGTGCAGCTGTGACCACCAGCAGTGTCAGCAccggcagtgctgcctccAAACCTTGACGTACTCAGCTCCATGCGGGTATTGGCGGGCACGACAGCTCTGAAGAGGGCAGAGGATAGCGCAGAGTCAGCTGCCGTGCGCCGGATCTGCTCCCGGCTGGGTCGGCCGGTTCGTCAGCTGACGTAGTACgttcggtgtgtgtgtatgtaggTCGATCTTACGTTGCCACAGGTTAGGATGGAAGgaggcgtcagcagcagccgcagcaatGTTTGTGGGAATAACAGGGAGAGCCCAGCCGCAGGCGCTCGCTATGTTCGTCACTGCAAGGCGTCTACACTGTTAGCTCTCGAAATCGCACATCTACACGCGCACGGACGCAATGAGCTCTATTGGGTGTCAAACCTCGCTTTCATACCTTTCTGAGAGagcgcagctgtgcctgtccacatgtgtgtgtgccactgcctcccccctctgaTAATGGGCTAAAGGGCTGGGCTCGTGCATCGAGCGGCGaatgtgtatgtgtgtgtgggtgtggtgagaatcaagggaaagaagagggagctgAATGAGGCGTCCAGGAGATATCATTCATGCTGAGGGCAGCGCCTACACACCTCGTCGTGCCGCCGACCGTCTCTGCAGTAGACTGTGCCCTCACTGCAAGAGCGGCGCTCAGCATTGTGCGGGCCTTCTGTCGTGGTGAGCATGGAATGCGCTGCGTGCATGCACTTGCGCGTCCCGTCttagggaggggggaagtgcAACCACAGTCGATGGCAGCGTGGGAGAAGTGACCCGTACGCACACTCATGGCGGCACAAACGCGATGACGGAGATGTCGAACCCAGCAGAGTCCGCTGCATTCCTCTTCTTGTACGAAGGGGTCGCTCTTTTTTCACCTGAGCCAGTGAGCCCACCTCCTTACCTTTGAGGGTGGGCTGAGGATCATTGTAATTCGCTGTTTCGCTGTGTCTTACACGGATGTTAGTACTTtaggaaaggggagaggactGGTGCGTCTTCCGCTCCtctcaagagagagagaaagaaggtgagggagggagggagtgcgtgtgcctgtgccgaCTCCTTCGTTGCTCTCCGCGTTGGCGCTTTCATTTACCAAGCACTCGTGATGAAGGATCCAccacacgcatacgcacgTACAAGAGTGTgacacagcaacagcggggaggcacacacggAAGCTGCCGGTTGCCAAAGCGCTTCACAGTGATGCacatgggtgtgtgggtgaagTGAGCATCGTTAAcatctgcgccgctgtcaccgaaacagagagagagagagagacaactCTCCAGTCAGCAAGCGATTACCGACACCGCCCACTGCGATAACCGCctacgcctcctcccctctccccctgctTCGTCTCTCACGCGGAGAGATGCGGCTTGGCCATCAGGTGCTGCCGAGTGTACTCGTACATGATAACAGCACCTGCTACGTGCACGTTCAGCGAGCGGATGAGCCCGTACTGCGGAATCTCAACGCAGACGTCGAGCAAGGGAATAAGCGGGGCTGGCACACCCTGGCCCTCCGCGCCAAGCACCACCGCACACCGCTTTGGAAAGGAAAACTGCTCCATCGACACGCTCGCCGCCGTCTGCTCGATGCCGACAACCATGTAGCCACGACGCCGCAGACCCTCGAGGTAGCAAGGCAGGTCCTTTGGCATGACCTCCTCCCACGGGATCCAAagctctgcgctgcgcgctgctgccacaaAGTGCGGATGCTCAAAAACCCTCTTATCCGGCACGACAATCGACTGGACGGCAAAGATttcgccgcagcggcacaagCCGGCAATGTTCACCGGATTCACCAGCAGCGAACCGACAACAATAATGGACTGCTTCTgggtgcgcagcgcacgtgGGTGCAGCTCGTTGTACACCTCGCTTGTCCACCACGATGACACCTTTTTCTGCACGTTCGCCGTGGCTGCGTCCACACCGCCTGCCTCATCGCTAGCACCGATCCCGGTGGACCtcgcagtagcggcagcggcagtcacCTCGAGCATCGGATcgcgcgtcagcagctgcgttgcCTCTCGTGTGTAGTCCACATAGTACTCTGACGGCGTGCTTGTGTGAGGTATGCCTCTAAAACCCTTCAAGACGGACACCAGCTCCTGCACCCTCAAACTTGCACACCAGTcgtgcacgcgcagcagctccatgGGGTAGAGGGCACCAATCATGCAGCACATCTCTGTCTCCACAAAACGCAGCCGCTcgaaagcagcagctggcagaACCTCCGTCAGTACTGTGTTCGCCTCCTTGCGCTGGACGCAGAAGAGGCTGCGAGGGCtgctcgcctcctccgtgtcGAAGAAGAGCATGTGCTCGTGTTTCTCACGAAACTTCGCGTGCTCTGGGGCATGGCGTACGTAGTCGTAGATAGCCGCCACGGCAGGCGAGATGGGGCGCCcgcgcgcgaggcggcgctggcagatGTTGAAAAGCCCGATGTGACTAATTatgcgcaggaggtgctggttcgacgtgctctgctgcagaatgcgtggaaagagggaggtaAAGATGTCAGAGGCGAGCGCCTCGTCACCCGCTGTCGCGGACGCAGACTCCTTGATGCAACCGGCCCCttcctgccgcagcagcgagtgaCAAGCAATGAGAAGGTAGCTCCCGCACACCTGAGGACGAAGGCTGTAGCTGCCAAGGGCCTCACTCAAGACGGTGTAGAGAGAAGGTCGCTGCTCCATAAGCCGAATCCCGTACAGCTCCATCAGCCGCCGGATGCTCCCCATGTTGTTCACCGTCAAGCAGTGCCGCACAAGCACGCGAaacacctccaccacctgaGTAGGTGGTACGGACTGCTCGTCAGCCAAGCAAGGCAGTAGCGCGCAGAGGAGCTGCCACAGACGCATGCGGGTGCGGTGGGTTCGTGAGTTCGGCATGCACGGCTCGTGTGTCACCACCGGGTGGCACGTGTTCAtacgcagcagctccatcgTGAGCGGCACCGCACGACCCGACACGTTCTGAtggcagcaccacagcagcgtggcCACTGCCATGGCGCGGC from Leishmania panamensis strain MHOM/PA/94/PSC-1 chromosome 32 sequence includes these protein-coding regions:
- the CD gene encoding cystathionine beta-lyase, putative (TriTrypDB/GeneDB-style sysID: LpmP.32.2780); the protein is MSNEPSQENSVETALSRLGRNPSEQHGFINCPIYRGSTVLYNSVDDAFNRRGTYWYGTAGNPIVTNLQKAWTALTGSAGSFILSSGMQAIAYALLGTANSGDNILVADAVYLPTRELCDNFLVTKGITTTYYDPCITADELRELLCKKPNTTVLFMESPGSQTFEVQDVPTICAVAREFNVTTIIDNTWATPIFFGAHSKGCDISVEAGTKYVGGHSDMLLGLISANETWYPKLKRVMSLFQSVPGNEDCFLALRGLRTMYIRLKEAEKRALEIASFMKSRKEVLKVLHPAFPDCRGHEVWKRDFTGSSGVFSIVLLPKYTLEDVTRMIESYKLFGIGFSWGGFESLAVVFDCTKYRTATTFSPGGILIRFQIGLESVDDLKQDLGQGFDKLCQESMDP